In Amaranthus tricolor cultivar Red isolate AtriRed21 chromosome 5, ASM2621246v1, whole genome shotgun sequence, a genomic segment contains:
- the LOC130812616 gene encoding peptidyl-prolyl cis-trans isomerase CYP71: MGQPQSETEDGKVAEVEDAQLENPDNGGKGAEQVEPEELVEADVGPAPAPQRRPKRPLQFEQAYLDSLPCANMYEKSYMHRDVVTHVAVSCADFFITGSCDGHLKFWKKKPIGVEFAKHFRSHLGPIEGLAVSVDGLLCCTISNDQSVKVYDVVNFDMMVMLRLPYIPGAVEWVYKLGDLKAKLAISDRDSSFVYIYDIRAGTNEPIISKKIHQGPVKVMKYNPVFDAVISSDTRGILEYWNPVTLKFPESGIDFEMRVDTNLFELLKCKTTVSSIEVSPDGTQFSVTSPDRRIRVFWYRTGKLRRVYDESLEVAQDLQRSDVPMYHLETIDFGRRMAVEKQIEQTEDAPQPNAVFDESSNFLIYATLLGIKVVNLHTNTIARILGKVESNDRFLRIALYQGDRSSKRVRKIPAAAANVNESKEPLVDPTLLCCAFKKHRLYLFSRREPEEPDDASKGRDVFNEKPPADELLAVSELGKTATTSLPDNVILHTTMGDIHMKLYPEECPKTVENFTTHCRNGYYDNLIFHRVIKGFMVQTGDPLGDGTGGQSIWGREFEDEFHKSLRHDRPFTVSMANAGPCTNGSQFFITTVATPWLDNKHTVFGRVIKGMDVVQAIEKVKTDKTDKPYQDVKILNVTVPKS, translated from the exons CAGCTCCCCAACGTCGGCCCAAACGTCCTCTTCAGTTCGAACAAGCTTACCTCGATTCTCTCCCTTGCGCCAACAT GTATGAGAAGAGTTATATGCATCGAGATGTGGTCACCCATGTTGCAGTATCTTGCGCGGATTTCTTCATAACGGGAAGTTGTGACG GCCATTTGAAGTTTTGGAAGAAGAAACCGATTGGTGTTGAGTTTGCAAAGCATTTTAGATCACATCTTGGGCCGATCGAAGGACTAGCT GTCAGTGTTGATGGTTTGCTTTGTTGTACAATTTCCAATGATCAATCTGTGAAGGTGTATGATGTGGTGAACTTCGACATGATGGTCATGCTACGCTTACCATATATTCCAGGTGCTGTTGAGTGGGTTTACAAACTAGGAGATTTAAAAGCGAAGCTGGCGATTAGTGACCGTGATTCTtcatttgtgtatatatatgatatCCGAGCTGGTACCAATGAACCCATCATTTCAAAAAAG ATACACCAAGGACCAGTAAAAGTAATGAAGTACAACCCTGTGTTTGATGCTGTGATATCTTCAGATACTAGAGGAATACTTGAGTATTGGAATCCCGTCACACTCAAGTTTCCTGAGAGTGG GATTGATTTTGAAATGAGAGTTGATACAAATCTTTTTGAACTGTTGAAGTGCAAAACAACTGTCTCATCTATAGAG gtGAGTCCTGATGGTACACAATTTTCTGTCACATCACCTGATCGCAGAATACGTGTATTTTGGTACAGGACGGGGAAATTGAGGCGAGTTTATGATGAATCCCTTGAG GTTGCTCAAGATCTACAACGAAGTGACGTCCCTATGTACCATCTAGAGACCATTGATTTCGGAAGACGAATGGCTGTTGAAAAGCAAATTGAGCAAACAGAGGATGCACCTCAACCAAATGCAGTCTTTGATGAAAGCTCAAATTTTCTTATCTACGCTACACTCCTTGGTATTAAA GTGGTAAATTTACACACTAATACAATAGCACGCATTCTTGGAAAGGTGGAAAGTAATGACAGGTTCTTGAGAATTGCGCTGTATCAAGGTGACCGCAGTAGTAAGAGAGTTAGAAAGATACCTGCAGCTGCTGCTAATGTTAATGAAAGCAAAGAGCCCTTAGTAGATCCGACGTTGCTATGTTGTGCATTCAAAAAACATAGATTATATTTGTTTAG TCGAAGGGAGCCAGAGGAGCCTGATGATGCCAGCAAAGGGCGAGATGTGTTTAATGAAAAACCCCCGGCCGATGAACTTTTGGCTGTCTCGGAATTAGGAAAAACTGCAACAACGTCACTGCCAGACAACGTG ATCCTACACACCACTATGGGAGACATTCACATGAAGCTCTATCCAGAAGAATGTCCGAAAACTGTGGAGAACTTCACCACACATTGTCGAAATGGATATTATGATAATCTGATTTTCCATCGTGTCATCAAAGGTTTCATGGTGCAGACAGGAGATCCACTTGGAGATGGAACCGGTGGCCAATCAATTTGGGGAAGGGAATTTGAGGATGAATTTCACAAGAG TTTGCGGCATGACAGGCCCTTCACCGTTTCTATGGCAAATGCTGGCCCTTGTACTAAtggttcacaatttttcataacCACGGTAGCCACACCATGGCTTGATAACAAACACACTGTGTTTGGTAGGGTCATCAAAGGAATGGATGTTGTACAA GCCATAGAGAAAGTGAAAACTGACAAAACTGACAAGCCATACCAAGACGTCAAGATTCTCAACGTAACCGTACCCAAATCTTAG
- the LOC130812618 gene encoding probable inactive patatin-like protein 9 has protein sequence MEMELSKLTMEIFSKLEQQWLSNNNNNSMATNKKTRILSIDGGGTSAAVALTFLVHLEEAIHLKTGDHNLRIADFFDIVAGTGIGGLLAAFLTAADSSGRPLFTAKDAEKFLAGNFSAMFKQKRSGMFSRLKTSRCSGESFEKVLKAIFSKNDGRKSPMTLKDTCKPILIPCYDLNTSAPFVFSSAAASASKWSSLDFELWKVCRAAMATPSVFEPFKLTSIDGKTVCSGIDGGLVMNNPTAAAVTHVLHNKVDFPSVNGVEDLLVLSLGNGMSNNANKLNVSSKNVGCSTACVVDIAIDGVSETIDQMLGNAFCWNRNDYVRIQANGLGGSGSTTMEELLREKGVESLTFGGKRLVEETNGERIEAFVQRLVAASGKSSLPPSPYKSLSPMLDGR, from the exons ATGGAAATGGAGCTAAGTAAGTTAACAATGGAGATATTCTCCAAGCTCGAACAGCAATGGCTTtccaacaataacaataatagtatgGCTACTAATAAGAAAACTAGAATACTAAGCATTGATGGTGGCGGAACTTCCGCTGCTGTGGCGCTTACTTTCTTAGTTCATTTGGAAGAAGCGATTCATTTGAAAACCGGCGATCATAACTTAAGAATCGCTGATTTTTTCGACATTGTTGCCGGAACTGGTATCGGCGGTCTTCTCGCCGCGTTTCTAACCGCTGCTGACTCTTCTGGAAGGCCTCTTTTTACTGCCAAAGACGCGGAGAAATTTCTTGCCGGAAATTTCTCGGCGATGTTTAAGCAGAAACGTTCTGGCATGTTCAGTCGTCTGAAAACTAGCCGGTGTTCCGGTGAAAGCTTCGAGAAGGTTCTTAAAGCGATTTTCTCGAAAAACGACGGGCGGAAATCGCCGATGACGCTAAAGGATACCTGTAAACCGATCCTTATTCCATGCTATGATCTCAACACTTCTGCACCGTTCGTTTTCTCAAGCGCCGCTGCTAGCGCGTCGAAATGGTCTTCGTTAGACTTTGAGCTATGGAAAGTTTGCCGCGCTGCCATGGCAACACCTTCGGTGTTTGAGCCGTTTAAATTAACATCAATTGACGGGAAAACGGTGTGTTCTGGTATTGATGGAGGTTTAGTCATGAACAATCCAACTGCAGCTGCAGTTACTCATGTTCTCCACAATAAAGTTGATTTTCCCTCTGTAAACGGCGTTGAAGATTTGCTTGTTTTGTCATTAGGTAACGGGATGAGTAATAACGCAAATAAATTGAATGTGAGCAGCAAAAATGTCGGATGTTCAACTGCTTGTGTTGTTGATATTGCTATTGACGGCGTTTCTGAGACGATTGATCAAATGTTAGGGAACGCATTTTGCTGGAATCGTAACGATTACGTTCGTATTCAG GCAAATGGACTAGGAGGATCAGGATCAACAACAATGGAGGAGTTATTGAGGGAGAAGGGAGTAGAATCGTTGACATTTGGGGGTAAGCGTCTAGTAGAAGAGACAAACGGGGAAAGAATCGAGGCATTTGTACAACGCCTGGTGGCTGCATCTGGGAAGAGCAGTTTACCACCGAGTCCTTACAAATCTCTCAGTCCAATGCTTGATGGGCGTTAA